A genomic region of Thermodesulfobacteriota bacterium contains the following coding sequences:
- a CDS encoding response regulator produces MSKKIMVIDDEPDVITYLTTLLEENGYQTDSAKDGVDGLKKIKENKPDLVCLDILMPEKSGIGLYRELRKDEGLKGIPVIIVTGFRGDEHPLMDFKEFLNKRSVPGPEGYLEKPIDRQQFLETVRDKIK; encoded by the coding sequence ATGAGCAAAAAGATAATGGTCATTGATGATGAGCCTGATGTAATTACCTATCTGACTACTCTCCTGGAGGAGAATGGTTATCAGACTGATTCTGCTAAGGATGGGGTAGACGGGTTAAAGAAAATAAAAGAGAATAAACCAGATCTCGTCTGTCTGGACATATTGATGCCTGAAAAATCCGGTATAGGTCTGTACAGAGAGCTCAGGAAGGATGAGGGATTGAAGGGAATCCCCGTGATTATTGTAACAGGTTTCAGGGGGGATGAGCACCCTCTTATGGACTTCAAGGAGTTCCTTAACAAGCGCTCTGTGCCAGGACCAGAGGGGTACCTGGAAAAGCCAATCGACAGACAGCAATTTCTCGAGACAGTTCGAGACAAAATAAAATAG